The following is a genomic window from Stenotrophomonas maltophilia.
AGCGCTTCCAGCGCCCCGGTCTCGCCCGGCTGCCAGTGCTCCCAGAAACCGGTGTCCCAGTCCAGCGTCGGCGCAAGCTGCAACTCGTCCAGCGCGAGGCTGTCGACCGAATGTACCGGCAGCGTCTCCGGCGCGGCCTGCAGCGCGGGCAGGCGCCAATGGCTGAGCACATTGCGCCAGTACGGGGTGAACACCTTGTACGGCTGGCCCTGCTGGGTGGCAATGTCCCAGGGCTCGAACAGCAGGCTGCCATTGCAGCTCTGCGCATCGACACCCTGCTCGCGCAGCGTGCGCTTGATGGTGGCATCGCGTGGCTGCGTGGCAGGTTCGTACTTGCGGTTCCAGTACACCGCTTCAGCGCCGGTCTGCCCGATCAGCGCCTGCAGCGTTGGCAGGCTGTCACCGCTGCGCAGCACCAGCGAAGAGCCACGCGTGCGCAGGTCGGCATCCAGCGCCGCCAGCGAACGGTGGCGCCACGCATCGGAGGCCGCACCCGGTGCCCACTCGCCTTCCTCATGCGGTGCGTGCAGGTAGACCGGTACCACGTCGTGACCGGCATCCAACGCGGCCTGCAGGGCCGGATTATCCTGCAGCCGCAGATCACGGCGGAACCATAGCAACGCTACCGACACAGACACCGCCTTCGTTCTGGAAGGCGCACATGATAGCCGGCGGCGGTGAAGGCGATGCGTGGGCGCAACATCCACGCATCGCGTGGATCTACTGGTTGAAGCGCTGCATCGCCTCGCTGATCAGCGCGCGCGCCTCGGCGGCGTTGCCCCAGCCGTTGAGCTGCACCGGATTGCGCCCGGCCGGCAGGTCCTTGTAGACCCGGAAGAACGCCTCGATGCGTTGCCGCTCGATCTCCGGCAGATCGTCCAGATCGCGAATGCCGGCGTAGCTCGGATCCACCTTGTCGGTGGGCAGGCCGATGATCTTCTCATCGTGCTCGCCGCCGTCGATCATCTTCAGGTAGCCGATCGGGCGGAAGCGCACGATCACGCCCGGATGCAGCGGCTCGCGGGTCAGCACCAGCGCGTCCAGCGGATCGTTGTCGCCTGCCAACGTCCGCGGCATCGAGCCGTAGTTGGCCGGATAGGCGACCGGCATCGACTGGAAGCGGTCCACATGCACCAGGCCGTCTTCCTTGATCTCGTACTTGGTGAAGCTGCCCGCAGGAATCTCCACGGCCAGATTCACCTCCTGCGGCGCCTGCTTCGGCTGCGCCACCAGCAACGGGTGCAGCACAGCATCCGCGGCGGTCACCGCTGTCGCGAGCAGCAGCAGGGCGCCGCCGATGGCAGCCATGGGGACAAGACGGCGTGCAGCGTT
Proteins encoded in this region:
- a CDS encoding inorganic diphosphatase, translating into MNAARRLVPMAAIGGALLLLATAVTAADAVLHPLLVAQPKQAPQEVNLAVEIPAGSFTKYEIKEDGLVHVDRFQSMPVAYPANYGSMPRTLAGDNDPLDALVLTREPLHPGVIVRFRPIGYLKMIDGGEHDEKIIGLPTDKVDPSYAGIRDLDDLPEIERQRIEAFFRVYKDLPAGRNPVQLNGWGNAAEARALISEAMQRFNQ